Within Vulpes lagopus strain Blue_001 chromosome 22, ASM1834538v1, whole genome shotgun sequence, the genomic segment AAAGATCAGATGTGGTCAGTGTAGTTAATTTATCAATGGTCCTGGgtcttttccatctctcttctctgccaTCTTCAGCATGTTGATGTTATAGATGTCATCCTCTCTGCTTGGCTCCACTCATGGTCACTATGTGCAGCATGTCACAGGTAtgtttagaacagaaataaattctcATCTAAATAGACAGTATGTGCATATAAAGCCTTTATTTAAATCATGAGCGAGGGAACTGGTAAAGAATACAAAAAGCTGGTGTTTTCAAGGAAGAAATCTGCATatcaataaatgaacaaaatactagGTTGGTTACAAACTGATTAACGTTCCACAGggcaaaaaaaataatgcctttcGGGTTAGTTTCTTCAAGGCTATATGTGAAGAACAACTTATCAGTTTCCACATGTCAATGCTACAAAACTGTAAACTGTGCTTTTACCATTAGTGGATTGTTAGCCAAATATGACAACAGTTATGCTTCCAAGAGCACCAGATGAAGGTCATGTAGGATTATTAGAAAAACTCCAGCATTATCTTTtttagtattctattttttaaagagaatgatcataattttgttttttttttaagttaaggatataaaaaaaaattaaaaaataaagttaaggataaattgggacgcctgggtggctcagtggttgagcgtctgcctttggcccagggcatgatcctggagtcccgggattgagttccacatcaggctccctgcttggagcctgcttctccctctgcctccatctctgcctctccctgtgtgtgtctctcatgaataaataaataaataaaatcttttaaaaaatagttaaggataaatttatcttttagatACAAATTATgctatatgcttttttttttaattttttatgatagtcacagagagagagaggggcagagacacaggcagagggagaagcaggctccatgcaccgggagcccgatgtgggattcgatcccgggtctccaggatcgcgccctgggccaaaggcaggcgccaaaccgctgcgccacccagggatccctatgctaTATGTTTTAACCAAGGGAAATGATGGCAGCTTAATTGGCTTAGACCAGCTGGGCTGTTCTCCCCGCCCCCAAAACCAAGGTTGAAACCATTAATGGGATGGCGAGATGGAAATCAATATAGTGAATGGgcaaccagatttttaaaaaatgaaatagggatcctgggtggctcagtggtttagcgcctgccttcagcccagggtgtgatcctggagtcccaggatcgagtcccacatcgggctccctgcatggggcctgcttctccctctgcctgtgtctctgcctctctctctctctctctgtatttaatgaataaataaataaaatctttaaaaaataaataaaaaatgaaatagaatgtaACATCAGAATGTATCAAACATAATAAGGTCACATCAGTTTTGGCCTAAGTGTGTGTCAGGCTATAAAATATAGTTAGAAAATGGGTATAAAATGTGGGTAGTggttaaaaagtttgaaaaacactgactTAGGCCATTTGAGACTCATTCAGGGGGCTGAAAAGGGATCCCTATAAAACACAACTGTTTCGAGAAGAGTGCTTAAAATCACGTTTTGTCCTCAAGGAGGGAGCTGGGGAAAAAATTATTGGGTAGACAACCAACAGGAGACTGGTCAAGTGGTGCTCAATCCTGTCCTTCTCATCCTCAGATCACATGAGCTAAGAAGCCTTCTACAGTCTTGGCTGCTATGTGATGTTAAGTGACCCACCCCCTTGCTTCATCACCTCAAGCTTAAGATGGCCCACATATCATAAAACGTATCCTTTATTTCCTCTTGTGACACAAGTTTTCTCCCAAATATCTATGTTCCTTTACTGACGTAATAATTGAAATCTGATCTGGGCACATGGCCATCCAGCTAAGAACTCCATTTCCCCAGCTAGGGAATGAACATGATGGAGCTAGGTATGATCATGTGACTAAGTGTTGGTCCATCCAAAGCACACAGAAGTGATGCTTGCAAATTCAGGATCATACCCTTAAATCACTGGGGGTgacctccttttctttccctcattctgCTGCCTGGTCTCCTACCCATTTGAGACTGTAGGTACAAAGGCAACAGTTTAGGTTGATGAAGCCACAAAATAGCAAGTGTCCAGGTCCTTGACACGTGCTTTCCTACCAGCCCTGGATTATTACACAAACAAGAAAGtaaacttctttcttctttattccacTGGTTTTGAGTCCCTGTTATGGCGGCATAGCTTGTATCCTATCTAATATCCTTTTCTTATATATGATTAGTAGAAAATGGAAGTTTGAAGGGCAGAGGTACATAGAGATGTGGCACATCTGTTTTTAAGGTGTGTGGACTTAAACCATACTCTCAGACAGTAACTGTTTGCCTTCATGTCTGGGCTCAAAAACCCAGCAGGCTGAGGATTAGATAGAAGGTCAGAGAAAAATAGTTCTTGCCCATGATGTATGCAGCTTAGATTAAATcgtataatttttttcaatatttcattttttaaaagtaatctctacacccaacatggggcttgaattcatgaccccaaaatcaagagtctcatgctctatcaactgagtcagccagacaccccatttgaaacatttttaagtaaaaaaaaaaggtcaaatatTAGCCATttcagggatccccgggtggctcagcggtttagtgccgccttcaacccagggcatgatcctggagacccagtatcgagtcccacatcgggctccctgcatggagcctgcttctccctctgcctgtgtctctgcctctctctctctctctctgtgtgactatcataaataaataaaaattaaaaaaaaaaacaaatattagccATTTCGTAAGTTTAAGTCTAACAGAATTAGTGCTAGATTTTACAGGTATGGAGTTCTGGAATTCACAAATGGCAACAACTCTTCTTTCTAAAAAGCCTAGGTCAAAAGCTAAACCCCCATGGCAGAGGGCCCTAATGTATACACTGTATCAGGAGCCTCCACAATGTCATCTACCTGCCTTTGGGTTGTGATCAGAGATTCTGACAAAACCTTGAGAAATACCCTGAATCTAGTGGGATGACTTATATAACTATCTTAAAACAGAcgaagtgggacgcctgggtggctcagtggttgagcgtctgctttcggctcaggacgtgatcccagggtgctgggattgagtcctacatcgggctcctcgtggggagcctgcatctccctccgcctgtgtctctgcctctctctctatgcctctcacgaataaaaataaaaaaacagacaaagtCAGTGAGTAATGGCAGTTAGCTATAGTTCTGTTGAGGTGTAGACTTCGAGAGGAGGCAAAATAATTAGCTGATGATATGACTTAAGCCCATATATGTGAGCTACAAGATCAACCTCTTTTTATGACGCTGTGTCCCACTGCAGAAAATAGAGTATTGCAGACaataatctcttttcctttcccccagTCAGTATGACAGTATGGAAGTATGGCAGATGGCCATCCCGTAGGTTACATGTTACAGGCCCCATGGTTTTATGAACACTGGTTCTCCTGGCCTCGATTCCAAATTCTTGGAAGAGAAACTAATTGGCCTGGTATAGCCAAGTATAGCAGATGCTCCTGGGGCTCTGTGCCATGCTGTGGACAGTTCCTATAAGCCCTAATGGCTCCCACCTCAAAGCCCAGCCTAGCCATTTCTGCCTCGAGACAAAACCTCCATCACTCTCAGTCAGCTTGCACACATGCGCAGACTGGCTGTGCAAAGTGGGTGTGGGAGAGTTATCTCCCCCAGCAGCAACGCCAACTTATGGCAGGAGTCAGCCCAGCCTTCTGACTTTTAGAAGATAATTCTGTGGGGCATTCTATATGGTTTTTCCTACGGTTCCCAATGGAATTGAGCTCTTATTACCACAGTGGTAATCAGCTCAATAACATTActggttttccttccttccttgcctctctgtctctcttacttTGGCTAGGATTACCTCCCACATGAACTACCTGCACCCAAATCCTTGCCTCTCAGGCTATGCTTTTGGGGGAGCACAAACCTAGCTAGCTACTCAGTATGTGTCAGATGATCACTCCCAGACCAATCATCTTTGCGAGGGCAGAAACACGGCTGTCCCGAGCCACCCCAGGGTGTGAGGGTGGGGCGAGGGAAGAAACTGTCAGAATCTCCCCCAAGGAATGGCCAAAGGTGCTCCATACACTAACCCACTGTTTGGCTGAACTTTTGCATAGAGGTGAGTCAAAGTGTTTCCCACAGGTACGGTTAGAATTTtcgtttaattaatttttttttctgagtacttCATAATTGCTCTGGGAATAGAATAACACTCCCTCCacccattttattctttcagtgaTATCTTGGAAagttactgattttaaaatatctgtctcATACCTAAACTCTCTACTGAACTCTCACTAATTCTAAACATTGCCCCTACTCTGGTTCAGGCCACCATTATTTCTTGCCTGGATTACAGCAACAGCCTCCCACCTGGTCTCCCTTCTTCCAATTTCATGCTTCCCTGATCTGTTCTCCACTCTGAAGCCAGAGTGACATTCCCAGAATGCAAACCTGATCATCTCACTCCCCTGCGTAAAGCTATCTCTCGTCTCTTGTTATATTTATGTTGAAATTCTCAATACTGCTGTGCCCTCCACCATCTGAGCTAATTTGGCCCCTGCTAGCTCTCCAGCTTCACTTCCTGCAGACTGCTTTTTATACCCCAAGATCCAGATGCCCAGAGCTTTTTAAAAGCTCATCTCAAGGACCTCGTTCCCTCTCCTATCTACAAGCCTTTGTCCTGCTGATTCTTCTACCTGGAATaccatctccctcccctctgtcctGTCTCCCTTGGCCTTCACCTAGCCAACAGCCATTCACCCTTCCAGGTTTTGACCGAAGAATACGTGTCCGCCCAGACTCGGGGCACCTGAGCCACATATACAGATCTACTGCCCTGCAAGTCACGGCTGCATGCATCATCCAGCTGCTTCATATGTTTATTAACAagccccaggggcccctcagcAGCTGCGCTCCTGAGTTCTCACCTGTGAGAACAGATGATGACATCCCGACACAACTTACTTCATTCCTAGGTCAAAGTAACTTTACGACTGAAACCTTTTGAAGTCGTATCgaacccacacacacaaaaccacacaGTTGTAGGCGCTGCGCCGGGTGCTGGGGACCCAGCACAAGGCGGAGGTGGTCCCTGGTTTCCCAGCACATTTATCTGCGCGCGTGTGAACAGCGGATCCCGGGAGGGTGAGCCGGCGGCTggaggggccggggaggcggggggctggaggggctggaggggccggggaggcggggggctggaggggctggagggggccggggaggcggggggctggaggggctggaggggccggggaggcggggggctggaggggctggagggggccggggaggcggggggggcgctggaggggctggagggggccgggaaggcgggggggggggggggctggaggagccggggaggcggggggctggaggggctggagggggccggggagaagggggggggggctggaggggctggagggggccggggaggcggggggggcggCTGGAGGagccggggaggcggggggctggaggggctggagggggccggGGAGAAGgcgggggggctggaggggctggggggttGGCTGAAGGGGCCGCGGGCGCCACAGCACGTGCCTCTCCCTCGGGgcggggaggcccagggaggttttACAGAAAGGGCCGCGGAGCTAAACCCGGGGAAGGACCGGCAGGAAATACGGGCGCGGTCAGCTCGCggaccccgcagccccgcgccgccgcgcgcccgccccgccccgcccagcagggaggccccgcccctcgccccgcccgcCCTGCGCGATGACGTCAGCACGGCCGCGCGCGCCGGCGGGGGGAGGAGTGGGAGTCGCTGGCCGGGAAGGGCTGAGGCTCCCGTAACCCCggctgggcgggggaggggggcggggccggagccccCTGCGAGCGCGGGGTCGTGGTCCCGGCCCGGAGCGGGAGCCCCGGACGCGCTCGGCACCGCTGCTTCCGCCAGCAGgtcccgcccggcccggcccggcgatGGAGTTTCCGGACCTCGGGGCGCACTGTTCCGAGCCGAGCTGTCAGCGCCTGGGTGAGGGGCGgagcgcgcggggccggggcggggccgggggccgggggcggcggggcggcggggtcTCGGGGGCCGGGAGCGCGGGGAGAGGCGGGGGGAGGCGCTGGGGGCGGTGGCCGCGGGGGCGTGGCTAAGGCGCGCGGGGCCTCGGACCCGGTGCAGTTTGTTGCAAACCGGGCGGCGTTTTCCCTTCCTCTGAGGGGGCACGACGTCGAGGTCCCGCTGGACCTGCAACCCGACCCGCTCCCTGCAGATTTTCTGCCGCTCAAGTGCGACGCCTGCTCCGGCATCTTCTGCGCAGACCATGTGGCCTACGCCCAGCATCACTGTGGATCCGCGTACCAAAAGGTGAGGGGGCGGGTGGAGGTGCTTGCGGCCACTCTGGAGTCCCTCGGCctcccatttcctctcctttgtgTTTCTGAGGCTCGGTGCTGGGAGCACTGTTTCCTAGTGCGTTTGTAGGGGGCACATCCGGGTTCtctcagggaggagcctggaaGGATTTCAGGGCTGGGAGCGGGCCAcagcctcagccctgctcctTAACCCTAGGACATCCAGGTACCTGTATGCCCGCTCTGTAATGTGCCTGTGCCTGTGGCCAGAGGGGAGCCCCCCGACCGCGCTGTCGGGGAGCACATTGACCGAGACTGCCGCTCAGATCCAGCCCAGCAAAAACGTAAGGTAAGCACTGGAGGGGTTAGCCATGACCCAGCCTGGGCCACGGATGCTTGCAAGCCCCAACAGCTGTTATGATGGCGCTGGAGATGCGGGCCCAGGTCTCAGCAGAGAGAAACCTTCCCTCTCCGCCTCAGATCTTCACCAATAAGTGTGAACGCGCTGGCTGCCGGCAGCGAGAAATGATGAAACTGACCTGTGAGCGCTGCGGCCGGAACTTCTGCATCAAGCACCGGCACCCACTGGACCATGATTGTTCTGGGCAGAGTCACCCAACCAGCCGGGCAGGGTAATTGCAACCAAGTCCAGTACTTGCCTTTCGGATCACCCCATCCTTTTGGAACTGACTCAGCATCTATCTATCATTACCAGTTGGGGAGCTTCAAACCTGTTGCCTTTGGCCAGAGGAGTCTTTTAGCTTCCTATTCAAGTGCCTATTTTTCCAGACTGTTTGGAGGAACTTCCCTCCTGACTTCCTGGGTAAGGCCTGGGAGGAGCATGCAAGCTGGCTGTTCTTGGAGGCATGCCAAGAGTGTCTCTTCCCTACAGACTTGCTGCCATCTCCAGAGCACAAGGTTTAGCTTCTTCTACGAGCACCGTCCCCAGCCCAAGTCGGACCTTGCCTTCGTCTACCTCTCCCAGCAGGTAGGCCTGcctgtttcttctctccctcttttccctttgcgTCTCTGACCTGAGTCTCTTGAATGTCTGCCGTAGAGCAACCACCCAGTCTCCATCCCGGACAGCCCCTCCAGTGATTGCCCTGCAGAATGGCTTGGTGAGTTGGGCGGAGGCTGGGCAGACAGAAGCAAACCCACGTGGAGAATAAAGTGCAAGGCGActggtcttctttttctttctcacagaGTGAGGACGAGGCTCTGCAACGAGCCCTGGAACTGTCACTGGCAGAGACCAAACCCCAGGTCCCAAGGTACCTAGCCGAGTGAAAGATGGTGGGATGTGGGCAGTGGTTCAGTTTGGAAGGAGGGCCGTGGGACCACTCCAACCCCGTGTAGGATAATAATTAGGAACCCGGGCTCAAAAGTAAACTGATTAACTCTATGACCTTTGACAAGTTCTTTAACCCTTGAGggttttctgtaaaatgggactgtGCTACTACCTACCCCATAGGGCTGTGTGAAGACTCAGAGAATACTCATATGCTCAGCACCAGGAGGATGCCTAACAGATCAGAGGCTCATGTTTTAGATATTGTTGTCCTCCAACTTGCACCTCCCTCTCAGTTCTCAGGAGGAAGAGGACTTAGCATTAGCACAGGCGCTGTCAGCCAGTGAGGCAGAGTACCGGCAGCAGCAGGTATGAGGGCTGGGGGAGCTGAAGTCCTGCCCTGGGAGGAGGAAGCCCGGGGGCTTTCTTCACGTTGTACAGTGTTTTGGAATGGTGGTCATCTTCCCGTTTTTGTCGTGACTCCAGCCCACGCGGAGCTCTGAAGTGAGGACCGGCTCTCATTTCCTTGACATCGTGCCctgtcttcccttccttcccctttccttgctCCAGGCCCAAAGCCGCAGCTTGAAGCCGTCCAACTGCAGCCTGTGCTAGGGCCCTGGGCTTGGGGAGGGAGGCTCAACTGAGGAGGACTGTGGCCCCCACACCTCTAGggtacacagagagaggaggctggGAGCAGCCAGGAGTGAAGACGAGCAAGCCACCTCCAGGGAGCAGCAGGAACAGCAGCTTGTGGAGCGGAGCCTACAGACGGCCCTGCTGGCCTCTCCAGCTGCATGGGAGAGAGCAGTTACAACCGTCGGTGGTTGGGCCCCGGGAGAGTGCTGGCCAGGCCCCGTGCAGGGCAGCCCCCTGCATCGTGTCATCCCCCTTTACGCTGGGGCTGCCCCCATCTCTAAGGGCAAGAGGTCCTGGAAGGAATAAAGGATCTTGGCAGTCAACAAGACCTCCGAGTGTGTTTCTTTCTCCTGTCAGACTGAAAGCAGAGGAGCTCCCCTGACCTAAGGGTAGGGGCCCCCCGCAATACCCCACACCAGTCACAAGGATCCGAGCACAATCCACActtttttatttcccccaaaaAGTGCTTCTCTGGAAGGTTCTTTTCCCTCCTATAGCTAGCACCATACCCCAACACTGGCTTGAAATATACCAGGAAAAGGGCTACATCTTCTTCCCTACTGAATTATCCCTTGGGAGGGACGTGGCCACAGCCTTGGTCACCATGTCTCAGTCCAGGGGTTTGGTGTCTTCAGAGACTTCTTCCTGTCCCCGCTGCTGCAGCTGCCACATGTCAGCATACATGCCACCTCGGGACAACAGAGCCTCGTGCCTGGGGCAAGGAGGAAAGTGTGAGTCCCGACTCCCCAGTTCACCCCAAGAGTGCTCACCGCCAGCCCACAGAGGTGAGAGGGATCCTCAAGGGAAAGCCCTTTCAGAAACCCCTGGGATTTCCTTTCTCTCAGGCCCCCAATTTGGAGACCCTGCCGTGTTCATCCAGCTGTGTTCCTTACCGTCCTCTCTCCACGATCCAGCCGTCCTTAAAGACAAGGATCTGGTCAGCATCAACCACGGTTGAGAGCCTGAGAGATCAGAGCTGAGTTACGCACCACACAACACAAGCGGGCCCCCCCGCTGCCCACAGCCCAGTCCTGTACCTGTGGGCTACTACGATGGTGGTGCGGTTGGCACAGACTTTGGCCAGAGAAGCCTGGATGGCCCTCTCGTTTGACGTATCCAGTGCTGATGTTGCCTACAGAGAGGATCTGGGTAAACCTGCCCCCACCACCCAAAATCCAAGTAGAAGGAGGATACAAGCTGCTAGCTGAGACCTCAGAAATCAAAAGAACCTTCTCTGTATTTGAGAACCCTAAGGTGTTTTTATGAAGCAGGGACTCACAGTATCTCTCCGCAATGGAAAGCCATCCAGTAGGAATGGCCCGGGAGTGGgcaagggaggaagaggggagcagGCTGCCCAGGGCCCTCACCTCATCCAACAGAATGATGTCTGGAGCCTTGAGAATGGTGCGAGCAATGGCGACACGCTGCTTCTCCCCACCACTCAACTTCAGTCCCCGCTCGCCCACCTGCGTCTCATAACCTGTGAATATTGCCCACCTCTCTCAAGTCACACGCAATACATGGGGTTTCCGTGACCACATGAGCAGGAATGGATGGAACAGAGCTCGGAGGGAACAATGGGATTAAACCAGGCAGGGGAGGGACTCTCTCTCCCGGGAGGCTCACCTTCAGGGAAATTCATAATGGCCTCATGGATGCCTGCAGCCTGAGCAGCAGCCATCACCTCCTCGTCCCCGGCTGTAATGCAGCCGTAGCGGATATTGTTGGCGATGGTGTCATTGAAGAGGACGGTGTCTTGGGGCACGACTCCAATGTGAGACCGGAGGGAGATCTGGGTCACCTGGGGCCAGAAGACCATATGCTCAGGCTGTGAgactgccccaccccacccccaagcctgGGAGGTAGGACGAGCTGGAGGGGGAAGCACAAGGGATGAGTACAGGAACCCTGTCACCACCATCCCAAATCCTAGCTGTTGAGGGCAAATCACTCGACCTCCCTAAGTCTTTTTCCCCACCTATAAAGAGAAAAGATGCTTTTTATGCTCATGACTACTTTACTTGGGTACGTTACATGGTGCCAGGAAGGCTGAGGTCTCCTGCTGCAGCTTTTTGCAGGGGTGACATCTCCTCTCCCTGGAGAGTAGCCAGCACTTCACAAACTGCCATTCTTTCACACACGGGCCCCTAAATTACAATCTTCTCCCAAGCAACCGCACCTGAGAGATGTCCTGCCCATCTATCCGGATGCAGCCAGAGCTGATGTCATAGAAGCGAAACAGCAGGCGCAATACTGTGCTCTTCCCCGCTCCAGATGGGCCCACCTGTTGCATTGGAAACAAAGGGAGAACACTTTCAGGCCTGCTGGCTTTTAAGGCTTGCTCTCCAAAAAGCCACCAACGTCCAAGGAGGCTGCTACATTCAATCCTGTGGCCTGTCGTGACGGGATTCTGACTCCACAGCCTCAGTCACAAACTTCCATGAATACTGGGCTAGGGAAACTCAAGGAGTCGGGGCCGAGTGCCTGGGTCTTCTCTCACCAGGGCCACTGTCTGTCCAGGCATGACGGTGAAGGACACATCCTGCAGGGTTTCCCGCCTGGAAGGAAGGGTGAGCACGGTCAGCAGGCTTGCTGCGCTCCCAGTGACTCCTTCTATCGGGAGAGCTGCTACtgggccctgctcctcccctgctcaagctctcttcCTAGGCAGTGGTGGGTGGAAAGGCAGGGATGGGGTGTGGGGATACTTGTGGGGATACATACTTATCCATGTATATGTGGATGATGCAAAAGGGCGCTGTGAGGTGTCAAAAGCGGGGCCTTACCCATTCGCATAGCTGAAGTGCACGTTCTCAAACTCAATCTGGCCCCTCTGGAAGCGCAGGGGCCCTGCTCCAGGGAGGTCCTTTACCTAGGAGAGTACCACCCATGGTTGCTGCCATCATAGGTCTGGGGTTCTCCAGACACCAGGAGCAACCTCGCAGACTGCCgcttcccaccctgcccccaacTCCCCTCACTTCACTTACTTCTGGCTTCTCTTTCAGCAGATCAAACATGTTCTCCATGTCAATGAAGTTTGTCTGGATCATCCTGCAAGAACAGTGCTGGCTGGGGCTCCTCTGAGGAGCTGGGGAAATAACCGTGCATCCCGgacaggtgaggggcagagatCAGGTTACCTGTAGTAGGTGCCAAACCAGTTGAGGGGCATGTACAGCTGGATGATGTAGGTGCCAAACAGCACGAAGTCCCCGACCTGTGGAAATCCAACGAGGAATACGGAGTCACCAGCCACCAACAGGCtgtccccctgcccacttcccacCCAGACACCTGGGGGCCTGGATGTAGGCCTCGGGCCCCTCTTCAgtccccagcaccatttcttcACCTGTAGCTTCTGCTCGCTGACAAAGTATGCACAAAGCAGGGagccagcaaggagcccaagtCCAATCACCAGGTTCTGGGTCTGATTTAGTAAAACCAGTGAAGCACTTGACTTCCACTCCAAATCCTAGGGCAATAATAATAAGGGGGTGTAAGTGGAATGTCATGTATACAGTCTCACCAAATCCAAACTGGACCCAGGTATCTTCAACCTTGATTTTTCAGCCCAAACCATACTCCTCTTGGCCCTGGCAATTCCACAAAGCTAGGCCACTGCTCTCAACAGGCATCAAACCAGCATCCTCACCTGATATTTGGTGATGGCCTCTCGATAGCGGTTCACTTCGTAACCTTCCGCATTGTAATACTTCACCTGGCCAAGTCAAATCACCAGTGTTAAGACACGGTTGCAGCATGAATGCCTGCATCATTTCCTCCAGCCTTCCCAATGCCTCCTTCCTCATcgtatttttatctattttttttaagtcttatttttatttaagtcgtctctacacccaacctggggctccagctcacaatcctgagatcaggagttgcacactcttccaactgagccagccaggtgccctgccttCCTCATTTTAaacagcacccccacccccagcttcctGGTGGCCCCACTGCTCCACATCCCTGTGTCTCACACTACTGCCACCAAGGCCTTCACTACCGTCTCGAAGTTTAGCAAAGAGTCCACAGCTCGTGCCCGGGTAGCATTCTCCTGTGTGTTCATAGCACGTCGAAACTTCGTTCTCCATTCAGTGACCACAATGGTCATGACTACAGAGTAATAGgttggggaagaaggagaagaagagatcAAGACATCACTCCCAACACCAGAGACCACAGAGGGAGGTCTGCTACCTAACACATACACATGAACCCTGAGCTACAG encodes:
- the ZFAND2B gene encoding AN1-type zinc finger protein 2B isoform X1, giving the protein MEFPDLGAHCSEPSCQRLDFLPLKCDACSGIFCADHVAYAQHHCGSAYQKDIQVPVCPLCNVPVPVARGEPPDRAVGEHIDRDCRSDPAQQKRKIFTNKCERAGCRQREMMKLTCERCGRNFCIKHRHPLDHDCSGQSHPTSRAGLAAISRAQGLASSTSTVPSPSRTLPSSTSPSRATTQSPSRTAPPVIALQNGLSEDEALQRALELSLAETKPQVPSSQEEEDLALAQALSASEAEYRQQQAQSRSLKPSNCSLC
- the ZFAND2B gene encoding AN1-type zinc finger protein 2B isoform X2, which gives rise to MEFPDLGAHCSEPSCQRLDFLPLKCDACSGIFCADHVAYAQHHCGSAYQKDIQVPVCPLCNVPVPVARGEPPDRAVGEHIDRDCRSDPAQQKRKIFTNKCERAGCRQREMMKLTCERCGRNFCIKHRHPLDHDCSGQSHPTSRAGLAAISRAQGLASSTSTVPSPSRTLPSSTSPSRATTQSPSRTAPPVIALQNGLSEDEALQRALELSLAETKPQVPSSQEEEDLALAQALSASEAEYRQQQGTQREEAGSSQE